A region of the Brienomyrus brachyistius isolate T26 chromosome 10, BBRACH_0.4, whole genome shotgun sequence genome:
TAAAAATTTCTGTGAGTGTCGCTATTGACCAACCCTGGCTCTACAGATACACTTATACACCCATTTGTGTGATATTCTGATGCCGAAACGGGGGTTACGTATTTCACCTATCAAATAATCGCGGAAATACATTAGATATTTTTGTGAATGCAGTAGATATGGAATATAAAGGCTACCGTAGCAGGGTGCGTGTTGCGCTCTttcttcttttatttattttgatcatCTTACCACTAACGTTTGGAGATTTGAGTTATTCTATACCGGAGGAAATGAAACGCGGATCAGTAATTGGAAATATAGCAAAGGATCTCGGACTTGATGTTAAAGGATTGTCTGCTCGTAATGCTCGATTGGAcagcgaagggactgggagaggaTTCTGCGACATTAACCTGAAAACTGGAGATTTGATTGTGGCTGGCAGGATCGACAGAGAGGAGCTTTGTGGGGAAAAGGCGTCTTGCCCCATAAAATACGAGCTTGTGCTGGAGAACCCACTGGAGCTACAGCGTATTACACTCCAAATCCTGGATATTAATGACAACACACCGGTCTTTCCTAAAGATTTAATCAAACTGGAAATTATAGAATCGGCAAATACGGGATCTAGATTTCGAGTGTATGAGGCCCACGATGCTGACACAGGAGaaaatgcagtccaaagttatacGCTACAAAATAACAATTATTTTCGCTTGGCTGTTACTACAAGCACATACGGTGGAAAATACGCTGAGTTGGTATTAGAAAAGGAGCTGGACCGTGAGCAAGAACAGGAACTAACATTACTGCTTACCGCCGAAGATGGTGGGACTCCCCAAAGATCAGGTACATTGCAAATACACGTGACGGTGTTAGATGCGAACGATAATATCCCTGTGTTTAGCCAATCCGTGTATAAAGCTATATTGCCTGAAAATTCTCCTTTGAACACCGTAGTGGTTATTGTCAGTGCTAGTGATGCAGACGAGGGCGCTAACGGCGAAGTAACATATGAATTTAGTCGTATTTCCGAAAAAGCTAAAAAAACGTTTTCAATTAACGACAAAACCGGCGAAATTAAGGTGTCTGGGCCAGTAGATTTTGAAGAAGGCAGCAGTTATGAAATACGTATTGACGGTAAAGATGGAGCTGGACTTTCTTCTCAAGCTAAATTAATAATTGAAATCACTGATGTGAATGACAATGCTCCGGAGGTATTTCTCAAATCGCTTAACAACCCCATACCAGAGGACGCGGTGCCTGGCACTGAAGTCGGTTTAATTAACGTTCAAGACAAAGATTCAGAAGAAAATGGGCAGGTTCGCTGTACGATAAAACAACACGTCCCGTTTAAATTGATACAGtccattaaaaattattattcacTTGTAACTACTGCAGAGCTAGACCGTGAGGTATTATCAGATTACAACATCACTATTACTGCAAGCGACGAGGGGTCTCCCCCGCTGTCTTCCTCTAAAACTATACAACTGTCTGTGTCTGACGTGAATGATAATCCTCCCGTATTTCACGAGGGAAATTACAGCACCTATGTCATTGAAAATAACCAGCCTGGAACATCCATTTGTTCTGTTACAGCGAGGGACCCTGATTGGAAACAAAACGGCACCGTTGTATACTCACTTTTGCCCACTGACATTAATGGTCTTTCAGTGTCATCATTCTTCTCCATGAATGGAGACACGGGAGTAATTCATGCGGTAAAATCATTCGATTATGAGCAGGTCAGAAGTTTTAAAGTCCATGTCGTTGCTAGTGACAATGGTTCCCCTCCGCTCAGGAGCAACGTGACGGTGAACGTCTTCATAACAGATCAGAATGATAACTCTCCACAGATACTATACCCTGATCCATCAGGAAGCTCCGTTATGACTGAATTGGTCCCTAAAGCCGCTCACGCGGGCTCTCTGGTTTCCAAGGTGATCGCTGTGGATGCTGACTCTGGGCAGAATGCATGGCTCTCCTATCAGATTACGAAGGcaactgatcctggacttttTACTATTGGTCTTCACGGCGGGGAAATCAGAGCGCAGCGGGACATTTCTGAATCGGATAGTATGAAACAAAACCTCATTATTTTAGTAAAAGATAATGGACAGCCGTCACTTTCTACTACATGTACTGTAAATTTAGTTATTTCTGACAACTTAGCTGAGATTCCTGAGCTAAAGGACATGTTTTACGAGGACAGCAGTTCCAAATTAACTTTCTATTTGATTATTGCACTGGTCTCAGTTTCTACCTTTTTCATCGTTTTCATGATTTTTATTGTGCTCATGAAAGTGTGCCACAGGAGGAAACCTAGGCTGTTGTTTGACAGCGCGGTCGCCATCCCCAGCGCATATTTCCCTCCCAACTATGCAGAAGTGGACGGAGCAGGAACTCTGCGTAGTTCTTATAATTATGACACATATTTAACAACAGGATCTCGAACTAGTGACTTCAAATTCGTAACTTCTTACAACGGTGATACGTTGCCTACTCACCCTACTCTGAAAAAGAGTGCAGAAGAAATCACCGACAGTGATGTTCATGGAACAGTCGACGAGGTAATATTAATAGTTTTCTCTTTTACCACTGTTGATCTTTCCTTGCCGTTCTACTTATTAACAACTTTTACTTTTGAaacattatttgtttgtttgttttgctaaTAGTCTTGTTTTCATTCTGATTTGTGCTTCTGCTTTCTTATGCTAACTTATTTCGTGCATTTCACATAAAAGACTTGTGATTACTAGGACGACTGAGGGATTCTACATCGTCACACATTCTTCAAAACCTCCAGTACTGTGCAaatgtcttaggcagtcaaaagaattgtctaatgctatttatctggaTGGTGAGTgcacatttgctcagaacaaattGTATTATTGCTGCAAATAATtgggtgattttagcagaggttttgaaaccgCTATCACACTGACGAGCAAAATAGCATAGTTTTACAGCAAtataaagatcatttaaacaccattttctttggctgcctaagacattTGCACAGTATTCTATAGACATGCTCAAAAAGATGCGCAATTTGTTTAATGGAGTAGCTTAACTAGAAGTGTGTTAATAAGTCGGTTTGCTATTGGACAAGAATGATAATTAACACACGGGTTAACAGCACAAAATagtacatttttttccagtgggTGAGCACACAAATTAGGGCGCCACGACATATCAAAGTGTGCTAAAGTGTTTCTGAAATGGCAATTCGAATAAAGTCATTTCTAGTTTCGGGATTTTTTGTGCATCAATTTCCCCATTACCTGGAGCAATTTGAAAGGCGTGGTTTGCTTATCTGTGGTTGTACCGATGTTTTTGTAGACATAGATGTCTTCGCAAGGAAACGCGCTGCTATTTTAATATAGAACTAAATAGATTTACTTCAAATAAAGTTACTTAAGTGTATAATTACGTTATGAATGGTGTAACCGCAATATGAAGATTCTGAGCGGGGGCAATTAGTCACAAAGTTGGAAAGCAACTAGGCATACGTATCATATGCATGTGACATGTTCTTGGGGATAATCAGATTTTTCTCAGAtatcatttaaatatttattggcCTAGTACTAAAACAGCTGTCAACCCACGTctgtgataataataattgattcgTTTACTTTATTAATCAAATCAGCCGTAAGACCGCTGAATATCAAGCTGTATAAACATTTCGTATAACTGTGCACCTATTTCAGTACAGGACCGGTGATGATGATAATCATTATTATTGCTATTGTTTTTATTGACCTTTAGAATTCGacattttcatctttttaaatgcaaaaatgtcTTCGAATTTACTGTAACTTTACTACTGGTCGACATGCAGTTTGTAAATTATACAGTGGGAGGCAATGTTCACCAACAATAGCAGGTTCAGAGGCGCTGTCCATTACCCTCATACTAGTGGCCTATAACAAGCAGAATTTCGACGTCAAAAGCCACGAATGCACTTGTATTTGGATTTCGTAAGGACCAAAATAGCCTAATTTGCGGTGATTTTACACGTGTCTGTCTACGTAGCTTCTGTTTTATTTCACTAGGCTATAATTGTAAATACGGAGGCACGCCTTCAGCAATCGGATGGAATACAAAGAATCTCTCGCTATGAAGCGGACTTTGTTATTTTTAATCTACACTTTATTTTGTGTATCGCTAACGTTTGGGGACGTGAGCTATTCTGTTCAGGAAGAACTTCAAAAAGGATTTGTTATTGGAAATATAGCCAAGGACCTTGGACTGAGCACCGAAAAACTGTCAGTACGCAAGGCCCGTCTTGATACTGAAGGTAGCCGCCGTCGATATTGCGACATTAATCTGAATACGGGCGACTTGATTGTTGCGGAGAGGATTGACAGGGAAGCTCTCTGTGGTAAAAAATCTTTATGCACTTTACAATATGAGCTTGTTCTGGAGAATCCTTTAGAGTTTCACCGGATTTCACTCCATGTACTTGACATTAATGACAATTCGCCAGTTTTCGCAAACGATATTATTAGACTGGAAATCACTGAAAATGCAGATAAAGGTGCTCGCTTTCTACTGGATGAAGCCCGGGATGCGGATATTGGACAGAATACAGTTCAAACGTATACCCTTCAAAATAATGAccattttgttttgtctgtccAAACGAACACGTATGGCAGGAAGTACGGCGAGTTGGTGTTAGAGAAAGAGCTGGATCGTGAACAACAGCAGAATGTGACATTATTACTTACCGCCGTTGACGGTGGGACTCCGCAGAGATCTGGCACTGTGCTCTTACACGTTACCGTATTGGATGTTAATGATAATGTCCCAGTTTTTAGCCAAGCCGTTTATAAAGCCAGTCTACCAGAGAATTCTCCCTTAGATACCGTGGTAGTCAAAGTTAGTGCTACAGATGCAGACGAAGGAGCCAATGGCGAAGTGTCTTATGAATTCGGTCTGTTgtcagaagaagaaaaaaaactgttttatttGGATCGGAAAACAGGAGAAATCAGGTTGAAGGGGGGAGTAGATTTTGAAGAGGAGTCTAGTTTCGAAATGGAAATACAAGCTAAAGATGGATCAGGACTCGTTTCTCAGACAAAGGTACTATTAGAAATCACCGACGTGAATGACAATGCTCCGGAGATACTTATTAAATCTCTCTATAACCCTATACCAGAGGACGTATTACCTGGCACAGAAGTGGGACTCATTAACATCCAAGACAAAGACTCTGGAAGAAATCGACAAGTCCACTGCTCAATTGAACAACACATTCCCTTCAAGTTAACACCACCAATTAAAAACTATTATTCATTGGTAACTTCTGGCGTTCTTGACCGTGAAATACGGTCAAATTTTAACATTACTATTACTGCGACCGACGAAGGCTCTCCACCATTGACTTCTTCTAAAACTGTACAGTTATTTATATCAGATGTAAACGACAATGCGCCAATATTCACTCAGCAAACATATACCGCCTACGTCAGGGAAAATAACCAAGCTGGTTCATCCATTTGTGCTGTTACAGCGACAGATCCTGATTGGAAACGGAATGGCACGGTTGTCTACTCTTTTTTGCCCAGTGAGGTCAATGGTGTTCCAATGTCATCGCTATTGTCAATTAATAGAGAGTCGGGGGTGATACATGCTGTAAAATCGTTAGATTATGAACAGTTCAGAAGTTTCAAAGCTCATATTATAGCCAGGGACAATGGTTCACCGGCACTCAGTAGCAACGTGACTGTAAGCATCTTCATAACAGATGAGAACGACAACTCTCCACAGATACTATACCCTGATCCATCAGGAAGCTCCTTCATGACTGAGATGGTTCCTAAAGCGGCTCATGCCGGTTCCTTGGTTTCCAAGGTGATCGCTGTGGATGCTGACTCTGGACAGAATGCGTGGCTCTCCTACCAAATTATGAAGGCAACCGATCCTGGACTTTTTACTGTAGGTCTCCATAGCGGGGAGATCAGAGCGCAGCGGGACGTTGCTGAATCGGATAGTATGAAGCAGAACCTTGTTGTTATAGTAAAAGATAATGGGCAGCCCTCACTTTCAACTTCATGTACTTTGTATTTGTTCATTTCTGACAACTTAGTTGAGATTCCAGAGTTAAAGGacatgtcttatgaggacataAATTCTAAATTAACTTTTTATTTGATTATCGCACTGGTCTCGGTTTCTGTCTTTTTCATCGCTTTCATGATTCTTATTCTGTTCATGAAAGTGTGCCACAAAAGGAAACCTAGACTGTTGTTTGACAGCGCAGTCGCCATTCCCAGCGAATATTTCCCTCCCAACTACGCAGAAGTGGACAGAGCAGGAACTCTGCGCAGTTCTTATAATTATGACACTTACTTAACCACGGGCTCACGCACCAGCGACTTCAAATTCGTGACTTCTTACAATGGAAATACACTTCCTATTGATGCtaccttaaaaaggagtccTGGCGGAATCTCCGACAATAATGTTATTGCTTCGCTTGGAACTCCATCCGAGGTAAAAATTCcatctttaaaaatatttacccAATAACTGTTGTTATTTTTCCCAGTTAACTATTTTTGTTGTGCATTTAATATCGTGAAATTCGTAATCATAACACGctgttctttctttttttatacGACTATATCTTATAATAGATATTTCATCATTTGACCCTTACACTTACTTTCTTATTTTGGTTTATTATGTTGGTAAGTAGAATTTTTGCAAGTTTATCTATAAGACACACCTCATAACTTGTATGGTTTTCTTAATCAGCACATTTTTGTAGCGATTTCAAAACAAGGAAGCTCAATAGCGATTACATTTGAAGTTGAATGTTGTCTGTTCCTAACTGTACCAGCAATTTGACGCCTGATTTGGTTTTGCTTGATATTAATAGTTTAAAATCGTTTTAAGGGAAAGGCAGCTTGTCTCAATTGCCTTGTAAATTATCTGGGATCCTATAAGCGAAGTTTCTCGACTGTATCCATATATGTTGGCTGGCTGCGACATTTCTTGCAAAAACATTTTCACTTTATAAAAACGCAAAGctgtattttaaatgtaaaacaaGTCGTTTCGACATGCTTTTGTTAATGGTTTTTAAGTATTAccaattacatttaaataaatgattgatGATCTACATCAACTTTAAACCCGACAGATTAACAAtggtttaaaaatatttttaatttaaatgtttaattcACTACAGAGATGAAAATGAGCGTACTGAGCTGTTTGACCTAcctgacaaacaaacaaataaatacataccAATTATCGTTTTTTTCAGATTCTATGACTTTTACTTAAAGTAGTGCGAGAATAATATTGGATGATCTTTTAAACCGCGGATCTTATATATTTTCTTGATATCTTTCATAAGGTATACTTATTCAATATCTCATAATGCTGAATATTTTAAGCCATCAATATTTGAAACACTGGGTATACCTTTAGTGACTTAAGCCATGCAGTTTTTAAATCATTCAAAAGGTGGCGATGTTCACCAGCAAGCAACGATTTGGCGTCACACCCTGTTCCCAAGATACTACTGTAACATTGCAAGGTTTTCGCTGTGAACCTACTGCGGTTTAAGTGTTTGGATGTATGCGGACTAATTGAGAGTGGATAGAATAGAGTTTTACATACCTCTGTCTACATATTGTTCTTTTTATTTCAATACCCGGGGTGTATGACCAGGACTACAGTGTGAACATAAGATTGGAATACAAAAGGTCTCTCGATATGGAACAGACGCTGTGTGTTCTGATCTATATTCTGCTTAGCCTACGGCTATCATTTGGGGATTTGAGCTACTCCGTTCAAGAAGAGCTTAAAAATGGATTTGTTATTGGAAATATAGCCAAGGATCTGGGCCTGAGCACCGATGGACTGTCAGTACGCAAGGCCCGTCTTGATACTGAAGGTAGCCGCCGTCGTTATTGCGACATTAATCTGAAAACAGGCGGCTTGATTGTTGCGGAGAGGATTGACAGGGAAGCTCTTTGTAGCAAAAAATCTGTTTGCACTCTGCAGTATGAACTTATTCTGGAGAATCCTCTGGAGTTGCATCGGGTTTCTCTTCAGGTTCAGGACATCAATGATAATTCGCCAGTATTCGCAAATGATATTATTAAGCTAGAAATCAGAGAATCGGCATATAAAGGCGCACGCTTCCTCCTAGGTGAAGCCCGTGATGCGGATATTGGACAGAATACAGTTCATACTTACACACTGCAAAAGAATGAGCATTTTGGTTTGTCTGTTTTAACGAATACAGACGGTGGGAAATACGGCGAGTTAGTTTTAGAGAAAGAGCTGGATCGTGAACAGCAGCAGGAAGTGAAATTATTACTTACCGCCGTTGACGGTGGTACTCCGCAGAGATCTGGAACTGTGCTCTTACACGTTACCGTATTGGATGCTAATGACAATATTCCAGTTTTTAGTCAAGCCGTTTATAAAGTTAGTCTGCCTGAAAATTCTCCGATAGACACTGTGGTTGTTACAGTTAGTGCTACTGATGCAGACGACGGAGCCAATGGAGACGTGTCATATGAACTCGGTCTTTTATCTGAAGAGGAGAAAAAACTGTTTTATCTTGATCAGAAAACGGGAGAAATTAAGTTAAAGGGGAAAGTGGATTTTGAAGAGGAGTCTGTTTTTGAAATGCGAGTTCAAGCTAAAGATGGTTCTGGACTTGCTTCTCAGGCAAAAGTCATTATAGATATAGTTGATCTGAATGACAATTCTCCGGAGATATTTATTAAGTCTCTTAATAATCCCATATCAGAAGACGTATTGCCTGATACGGAGGTGGGCATTATTAACGTGCACGACAAAGACTCTGGAAAAAATCGACAGGTCCACTGTTCAATTCAACAAAATATTCCTTTCAAGCTGAAACCGTCAATAAAAAACTATTATTCATTGGTAACTTCTGGCGTTCTTGACCGTGAAATATTGTCAAATTTTAACGTGACGATTACCGCAACCGACGAGGGCTCTCCGCCGTTGTCTTCTTCAAAAACGGTGCAATTGTCTATATCAGATGTGAACGACAATGCGCCGATATTTAATCAGCAAAGGTACAGTGCCTACGTCAGTGAGAATAACAAGCCTGGTTCATCCATTTGTGCGGTTACAGCCACAGACTCTGATTGGAAACAGAATGGCACGGTTTTCTACTCTCTTTTGCCCAGTGAGGTCCATGGTGTTCCAGTGTCATCTCTATTATCAATCAACGGAGAATCGGGGATGATTCATGCTGTAAAATCATTTGATTATGAGCAGTTCAGAAGTTTCAAAGCCCATGTTATTGCAAGAGACAACGGTTCCCCTCCACATAGCAGTAACGTTACGGTAACCGTCTTCATAACAGACCAGAATGATAACTCTCCACAGATACTATACCCTGATCCATCAGGAAGCTCATTCAACACAGAAATGGTCCCTAAATCAGCTCAGGCGGGCTCTCTGGTTTCCAAGGTGATCGCTGTGGATGCTGACTCTGGACAGAATGCGTGGCTCTCCTATCAGATTATGAAGGCCACTGATCCTGGACTTTTTACTATTGGTCTTCACGGCGGGGAGATCAGAGCGCAGCGGGACGTTGCTGAATCGGACAATATGAAACAGAACCTTGTTGTTTCAGTAAAAGATAATGGACAGCCCTCACTATCAACTACATGCActgtatatttaattatttctgACAATTTAGCCGAAATTCCTGAGCTAAAGGACATGTCTTACGAGGACAGCAGTTCCAAATTAACTTTCTATTTGATTATTGCACTGGTCTCTATTTCAACCTTTTTCATCGCTTTTATGATTCTCATTTTGGCCTTGAAAGTATGCAACAGGAGGAAGCCTAGGCATATGTTTGATGCCACAGTCACCATTCCCAGTGAATATTTCCCTCCCAACTATGCAGAGGTGGATGGAGCAGGAACTCTGCGTAGTTCCTACAATTATGACACGTACTTAACAACGGGCTCGCGCACCAGTGACTTCAAATTTGTTACATCGTACAATGACAGCACACTTCCTGTGAATCAGACCCTTAGGAAGAGTCCCAATGAAATCTTAGTGAGTGATGTAAATGTCCTTAACGAAAGTGATGAGGTAAGATTTAAACCTTTATTCTTTTAATACTTTAATAAACTTTTTTGTGCTTTGACTTCAATAGTTTTCAGTATTGAAATAATGCAGTGGTGTTAAAAGGTAGCACATTTGTTTCTAGTATGTGTTATTTGTTAATCTGCGTCATTTTATATCATATTCCATTATCATATTATAATGTTGGTTCACTGTGTTTAAGGTTTAAAGTTTAAAGTGTTGAAATATTGTATGCATTTCAAAGTATTATATTTTGAATTTTATTAGACAGTACTGTAATATGCAACTCTTGAGCGTGAGTGGATGATCTTATATCATATGAGATTATTGAACTGAGTAATAGAATGAAAGATGCATGTGATTGTATGGTGGCATCTTAATGATAATGACGAGTGTATCATTGCCTACATGACAGAAAAGGAAAGATGGAACTGTCTTCACAACTTTTTAGACTCAAATAGCTTTTCTTGGTCCTCTTGGATTAAAATTGTTAATGTTGGCACAGATTAGACCTAAACAAGCATAAATGGGTTTCATGTGCAGGCTTTCTGAGGCTTTCTGAGGCCTTCTGGGGCTATCTGGGGCCTTCTGAGGCCTTCTGAGGCCTTCTGAGGCTTTCTGAGGCTTTCTGAGGCTGTCTGAGGCTGTATGAGGCCTTCTGAGGCTGTCTGAGACTTTCTGAGGCTGTCTGAGGCTGTCTGATGCCTTCTGAGGCTGTCTGAGGCTGTCTGATGCCTTCTGAGGCTTTCTGAGGCCGTCTGAGGCTTTCTGAGGCCTTCTGAGGCTTTCTGAGGCTTTCTGGGGCTATCTGGGGCCTTCTGAGGCCTTCTGAGGCCTTCTGAGGCTGTCTGAGGCTGTCTGAGGCTGTATGAGGCTGTCTGAGGCTGTCTGAGGCCTTCTGAGGCCGTCTGAGGCTTTCTGAGGCTTTCTGAGGCCGTCTGAGGCTTTCTGAGGCCATCTGAGGCTGTCTGAGGCCGTATGAGGCTGTCTGAGGCTGTCTGAGGCCTTCTGAGGCTGTCTGATGCCTTCTGAGGCTTTCTGAGGCCGTCTGAGGCCGTCTGAGGCCTTCTGAGGCCTTCTGAGGCTGTATGAGGCTGTCTGAGGCTGTATGAGGCTGTCTGATGCCTTCTGAGGCCTTCTGAGGTCATCTGAGGCTGTCTGCATCAACTACTCATATCATCTAAGTTATTCACCATCCCAATAGCTTCATCATGGAAGTTGCTATTTTTgtatatgatgtggtagttattaaaatattttaaagcggaaaaaaataatgtttcTCAGCTGAGACGTATACTTGTCTCTCCTTCCATCTTGGATGTGACTTATATGGAGTTTACATCAGTGTTTCAAACGTAAACAGTGACTCAAATGTTTTTGGACCCTGCGGTTTAATGGGGGGGGGTTGACTCCATGCGTTTTAACATAATTACACAACAAATGATAatatagggggcagcatggtggtgcagtggttagcactgctgcctcacacctctgggacccgggttcgagtctctgcctgggtcacatatgtgcggagtttgcatgttctccccatgtcgtcgtggggtttcctccgggtactctggtttccccccacagtccaaaaacatgctgaggctaattggagttgctaaattgcccgtaggtgtgcatgtgtgagtgaatggtgtgtgagtgtgccctgcgatgggctggcccctcatcctgggttgttccctgcctcgtgcccattgcttccgggataggctccggaccccccgcgacccagtaggataagcggtttggaaaatggatggatggataataggtGCTTTGAAGGAAATGCACAATTACCAACTTCTTTGACATAGGCCCGGCTCCTGCTTTAAAATATTGGGTGGCTCACCAATtcatgtggggggtggggttaaaGCTATCAAAGCAGGGAGTTGTGCTGGCAGTCTGCAGACCAGGTTACTATGACTGGGGGGGCTAACCTTATGATTGGGTAGGCCGGGCTGTCCGAGGAGCCGGTCCTGCTTTCATACAACATAACCAAAAAACTGATGTGGTGCTCTATGAATAAATTAAAGAACTAGGACTGCCAATGTCTAAGCCTTAACACAATAGTGTCAATATTTGATTCTGCTAGTGGTAGTTCTGTTAGTCGTAATACCGCAAAAGGAGAATAGTATGCGGATGTGGATTAACTTCTTGGGTTGCCCTATGCTGACATGGCTAGGATGCACACAAATCTTTACCTCATTTTTGGAGTCAAAAGCAAAACAAGGGagaattttaaatgttttagtaATCCACTAATCAACACTCGggttttgaaacattcatctttCTTCTTGTTGCCACTTCAGTTAAcaatgttttttcttttatacTTTGTTACCCTTGACACTTTTCCCCTCCCTCCACATCACATTGCTGTTCTTTCGAGTACTTCTAGGGTCCAGagccagccaatttcactttgtcttagACTGACTGTGCCACACCTAAGTACCACCAGCTGGCTAAGTCAGCGCCCATCATAATATAGTGCCCTATGCAGCTGCTTATGTTGTCTAATGAGTTGATCAGCCCTGTGCTTATTGAATTGCTCATTCATACTTATGTTAAATATacgatatggacaaaagtattgggacaccaggCCAtaaacacctacaggaacttttatgacattccATTCTATATCCACACTGTAGGTATCaacatggagttggtcccctttgcagctataacagttgccactcttctgggaaggctttccacaagatattGGAGCAGGTCTGGAGGATT
Encoded here:
- the LOC125750548 gene encoding protocadherin beta-15-like isoform X34 is translated as MEQTLCVLIYILLSLRLSFGDLSYSVQEELKNGFVIGNIAKDLGLSTDGLSVRKARLDTEGSRRRYCDINLKTGGLIVAERIDREALCSKKSVCTLQYELILENPLELHRVSLQVQDINDNSPVFANDIIKLEIRESAYKGARFLLGEARDADIGQNTVHTYTLQKNEHFGLSVLTNTDGGKYGELVLEKELDREQQQEVKLLLTAVDGGTPQRSGTVLLHVTVLDANDNIPVFSQAVYKVSLPENSPIDTVVVTVSATDADDGANGDVSYELGLLSEEEKKLFYLDQKTGEIKLKGKVDFEEESVFEMRVQAKDGSGLASQAKVIIDIVDLNDNSPEIFIKSLNNPISEDVLPDTEVGIINVHDKDSGKNRQVHCSIQQNIPFKLKPSIKNYYSLVTSGVLDREILSNFNVTITATDEGSPPLSSSKTVQLSISDVNDNAPIFNQQRYSAYVSENNKPGSSICAVTATDSDWKQNGTVFYSLLPSEVHGVPVSSLLSINGESGMIHAVKSFDYEQFRSFKAHVIARDNGSPPHSSNVTVTVFITDQNDNSPQILYPDPSGSSFNTEMVPKSAQAGSLVSKVIAVDADSGQNAWLSYQIMKATDPGLFTIGLHGGEIRAQRDVAESDNMKQNLVVSVKDNGQPSLSTTCTVYLIISDNLAEIPELKDMSYEDSSSKLTFYLIIALVSISTFFIAFMILILALKVCNRRKPRHMFDATVTIPSEYFPPNYAEVDGAGTLRSSYNYDTYLTTGSRTSDFKFVTSYNDSTLPVNQTLRKSPNEILVSDVNVLNESDEQKPPNTDWRFSQNQRPGPSGCSKLESAELRWTSNKRTRAGVPPEGAVGTGPWPNPPTEAEQLQALMAAANEVSEATATLGPGTMGLSTRYSPQFTLQHVPDYRQNVYIPGSTATLTANPQQQALPPPQAQAPPPTQAEPPKAAQTPASKKKSAKKEKK
- the LOC125750548 gene encoding protocadherin gamma-A11-like isoform X47; translated protein: MEQTLCVLIYILLSLRLSFGDLSYSVQEELKNGFVIGNIAKDLGLSTDGLSVRKARLDTEGSRRRYCDINLKTGGLIVAERIDREALCSKKSVCTLQYELILENPLELHRVSLQVQDINDNSPVFANDIIKLEIRESAYKGARFLLGEARDADIGQNTVHTYTLQKNEHFGLSVLTNTDGGKYGELVLEKELDREQQQEVKLLLTAVDGGTPQRSGTVLLHVTVLDANDNIPVFSQAVYKVSLPENSPIDTVVVTVSATDADDGANGDVSYELGLLSEEEKKLFYLDQKTGEIKLKGKVDFEEESVFEMRVQAKDGSGLASQAKVIIDIVDLNDNSPEIFIKSLNNPISEDVLPDTEVGIINVHDKDSGKNRQVHCSIQQNIPFKLKPSIKNYYSLVTSGVLDREILSNFNVTITATDEGSPPLSSSKTVQLSISDVNDNAPIFNQQRYSAYVSENNKPGSSICAVTATDSDWKQNGTVFYSLLPSEVHGVPVSSLLSINGESGMIHAVKSFDYEQFRSFKAHVIARDNGSPPHSSNVTVTVFITDQNDNSPQILYPDPSGSSFNTEMVPKSAQAGSLVSKVIAVDADSGQNAWLSYQIMKATDPGLFTIGLHGGEIRAQRDVAESDNMKQNLVVSVKDNGQPSLSTTCTVYLIISDNLAEIPELKDMSYEDSSSKLTFYLIIALVSISTFFIAFMILILALKVCNRRKPRHMFDATVTIPSEYFPPNYAEVDGAGTLRSSYNYDTYLTTGSRTSDFKFVTSYNDSTLPVNQTLRKSPNEILVSDVNVLNESDEQKPPNTDWRFSQNQRPGPSGAGVPPEGAVGTGPWPNPPTEAEQLQALMAAANEVSEATATLGPGTMGLSTRYSPQFTLQHVPDYRQNVYIPGSTATLTANPQQQALPPPQAQAPPPTQAEPPKAAQTPASKKKSAKKEKK